The Streptomyces sp. NBC_01689 genome includes a window with the following:
- a CDS encoding serine/threonine protein kinase → MVLHPLLGVDEVSAVEPYLGRVGEVFRAFREQDSGCVSYGVRLLDGGRWFLKEAVTDRGRRSLERGWAFHRSVKHRAIVPQVHRIAVRDGGWAVVMPWREGEALYPAEAGGDRDRTEQAGAMARFRALPADAVLRAFDRVLDAHLAVEAAGQVAVDFYDGALLYDFDRDVAHLIDLDEYRPGPFVVEDERLPGSRRFMAPEEWVRGAVIDTRTTVFTLGRAARLLLDEGAEEAAWRGSAAQQAVIVRATRTDPGERFENVHRFAEAWRAAGTSPDA, encoded by the coding sequence ATGGTCCTCCATCCCCTGCTGGGAGTCGATGAAGTGTCCGCCGTGGAGCCCTATCTGGGCCGGGTGGGCGAGGTGTTCCGGGCGTTCCGCGAGCAGGACTCGGGGTGCGTGTCGTACGGGGTGAGACTGCTCGACGGCGGTCGGTGGTTCCTCAAGGAGGCGGTCACCGATCGTGGCCGGCGCTCGCTGGAGCGCGGCTGGGCCTTCCACCGGTCGGTGAAGCACCGGGCGATCGTCCCGCAGGTGCACCGCATCGCCGTACGGGACGGCGGCTGGGCGGTGGTGATGCCCTGGCGGGAGGGAGAGGCGCTGTATCCGGCCGAGGCGGGCGGCGACCGGGACCGTACGGAACAGGCCGGTGCGATGGCACGCTTCCGCGCGCTGCCGGCCGACGCGGTCCTGCGCGCCTTCGACCGGGTCCTCGACGCCCACCTCGCGGTGGAGGCGGCCGGCCAGGTCGCCGTCGACTTCTACGACGGGGCGCTGCTGTACGACTTCGACCGTGACGTCGCCCATCTGATCGACCTCGACGAGTACCGGCCGGGTCCGTTCGTCGTCGAGGACGAACGCCTGCCGGGCTCCCGGCGGTTCATGGCCCCCGAGGAGTGGGTGCGCGGGGCCGTGATCGACACCCGGACGACCGTGTTCACGCTGGGCCGCGCCGCGCGGCTCCTGCTGGACGAGGGCGCGGAGGAGGCCGCCTGGCGGGGCAGCGCGGCCCAGCAGGCGGTCATCGTCCGTGCCACCCGGACCGATCCGGGGGAGCGCTTCGAGAACGTGCACCGTTTCGCCGAGGCGTGGCGGGCGGCCGGCACCTCGCCGGACGCCTGA
- a CDS encoding GNAT family N-acetyltransferase, translating into MPLHTEILRTPRLDLIPLRVEHAEEMAAVLADPELYTFTGGVPATPESLRSRYARLVAGSPDPAVLWCNWVLRLRGAAADDGGGLLVGTVQATVTVPTAEVAWVVGTRRQGRGFAREAARELVRRLGEEPGVRTVVAHVHPDHRASAAVAAAAGLSPTGILHEGEVRWQRAVGPQDVPTARPAPDHRPGHPAPDHRI; encoded by the coding sequence GTGCCCCTCCACACCGAGATCCTCCGCACCCCCCGCCTCGACCTGATCCCCCTGCGCGTCGAACACGCCGAGGAGATGGCCGCCGTACTGGCCGACCCGGAGCTGTACACCTTCACCGGGGGTGTGCCCGCCACCCCCGAGTCCCTGCGGTCACGCTACGCACGTCTGGTCGCGGGCTCCCCCGATCCCGCCGTCCTCTGGTGCAACTGGGTGCTGCGGCTGCGCGGGGCCGCGGCGGACGACGGCGGGGGCCTCCTGGTGGGGACCGTCCAGGCGACGGTCACCGTGCCGACCGCCGAGGTCGCCTGGGTGGTCGGCACCCGCCGACAGGGGCGCGGGTTCGCCCGGGAGGCCGCGCGGGAGCTGGTCCGCCGGCTCGGCGAGGAACCCGGTGTCCGTACGGTCGTCGCTCATGTCCACCCGGACCACCGGGCGTCCGCGGCCGTCGCCGCGGCGGCCGGCCTGTCCCCCACCGGCATCCTCCACGAGGGCGAGGTCCGGTGGCAGCGCGCGGTAGGGCCTCAGGACGTCCCCACCGCGCGCCCGGCGCCGGACCACCGGCCCGGGCACCCCGCGCCGGACCACCGCATCTGA
- the orn gene encoding oligoribonuclease — protein MNDRMVWIDCEMTGLSLSEDALIEVAALVTDSELNVLGEGVDIVVRPPDAALETMPDVVRQMHTASGLLSELAAGTTLADAEEQVLAYVREHVKEPGKAPLCGNSVGTDRGFLLRDMPTLEGYLHYRIVDVSSVKELARRWYPRAYFNSPEKNGNHRALADIRESIAELRYYREAIFVPQPGPDSDTARTIAAKHVLPVE, from the coding sequence ATGAACGATCGCATGGTGTGGATCGACTGCGAGATGACCGGGCTCTCGCTGTCGGAGGACGCACTCATCGAGGTGGCCGCGCTGGTCACCGACTCGGAGCTGAACGTGCTCGGCGAAGGGGTGGACATCGTGGTCCGCCCGCCGGACGCGGCCCTGGAGACGATGCCGGACGTGGTGCGCCAGATGCACACGGCCTCCGGCCTCCTCTCCGAACTCGCCGCGGGCACGACCCTGGCCGACGCCGAGGAACAGGTCCTGGCCTACGTGCGTGAGCACGTCAAGGAGCCGGGCAAGGCCCCGCTGTGCGGGAACTCGGTGGGCACGGACCGGGGTTTCCTGCTCCGCGACATGCCCACGCTGGAGGGCTATCTCCACTACCGCATCGTGGACGTCTCCTCCGTCAAGGAGCTGGCCCGCCGCTGGTACCCCCGGGCGTACTTCAACAGCCCGGAGAAGAACGGCAACCACCGCGCCCTCGCCGACATCCGCGAATCCATCGCCGAACTCCGCTACTACCGCGAGGCGATCTTCGTCCCGCAGCCCGGCCCCGACTCGGACACCGCCCGCACCATCGCGGCGAAGCACGTACTGCCCGTCGAATGA
- a CDS encoding helix-turn-helix domain-containing protein: MSHDSTAAPEAAARKLSGRRRKEIVAVLLFSGGPIFESSIPLSVFGIDRQDAGVPRYRLLVCAGEDGPLRTTGGLELTAPHGLEAISRAGTVVVPAWRSITSPPPEEALDALRRAHEEGARIVGLCTGAFVLAAAGLLDGRPATTHWMYAPTLAKRYPSVHVDPRELFVDDGDVLTSAGTAAGIDLCLHIVRTDHGNEAAGALARRLVVPPRRSGGQERYLDRSLPEEIGADPLAEVVAWALEHLHEQFDVETLAARAYMSRRTFDRRFRSLTGSAPLQWLITQRVLQAQRLLETSDYSVDEVAGRCGFRSPVALRGHFRRQLGSSPAAYRAAYRARRPQSERPSEPDGPLGSAGQPPVLSQESPVPAQTRRTAAAGALSGASSLSTAADPGKPGADLYTAGRPSLPGQRSAP, from the coding sequence ATGAGCCACGACTCCACTGCCGCGCCGGAAGCCGCGGCCCGGAAACTCTCCGGGCGACGCCGCAAGGAGATCGTCGCGGTGCTGCTGTTCAGCGGCGGCCCCATCTTCGAGAGTTCCATACCGCTGTCGGTGTTCGGGATTGACCGCCAGGACGCCGGCGTGCCGCGCTACCGACTTCTGGTGTGCGCCGGCGAGGACGGCCCGCTGCGGACCACAGGGGGCCTGGAACTCACCGCGCCGCATGGCCTGGAGGCGATCTCGCGCGCGGGCACCGTCGTGGTGCCCGCCTGGCGCTCGATCACCTCGCCGCCGCCGGAGGAAGCGCTCGACGCGCTGCGCCGGGCGCACGAGGAGGGGGCCCGCATAGTCGGACTGTGCACCGGTGCTTTCGTACTGGCCGCCGCCGGACTGCTGGACGGCCGTCCGGCGACGACCCACTGGATGTACGCGCCGACGCTCGCCAAGCGCTATCCGTCCGTGCACGTCGATCCGCGCGAGCTGTTCGTCGACGACGGTGACGTACTGACATCGGCGGGCACCGCGGCCGGAATCGATCTCTGTCTGCACATCGTGCGGACGGACCACGGCAACGAGGCGGCCGGCGCGCTGGCCCGTCGTCTGGTGGTCCCACCGCGCCGGAGCGGCGGACAGGAGCGCTACCTCGACCGGTCTTTACCGGAGGAGATCGGCGCCGACCCCCTCGCGGAGGTCGTCGCCTGGGCGCTGGAACACCTGCACGAGCAGTTCGACGTCGAGACGCTGGCGGCCCGCGCGTACATGAGCCGCCGCACGTTCGACCGCCGCTTCCGCTCGCTGACGGGCAGCGCGCCGCTGCAGTGGCTGATCACCCAGCGTGTGCTGCAGGCGCAGCGACTGCTGGAGACGTCCGACTACTCGGTCGACGAGGTCGCCGGACGCTGTGGCTTCCGCTCACCCGTCGCCCTGCGCGGGCACTTCCGGCGCCAGCTCGGCTCGTCCCCGGCCGCCTACCGGGCGGCGTACCGGGCACGTCGGCCGCAGTCCGAGCGGCCGTCGGAACCGGACGGTCCGCTGGGCTCGGCCGGGCAGCCGCCGGTCCTGAGCCAGGAGAGCCCGGTCCCGGCGCAGACCCGTCGTACGGCGGCGGCCGGCGCCCTGAGCGGGGCCTCGTCGCTGTCGACCGCGGCGGATCCGGGCAAGCCGGGCGCCGATCTGTACACGGCGGGCCGGCCGAGCCTGCCCGGGCAGCGCAGCGCGCCCTAG
- a CDS encoding universal stress protein, translating to MAGHEFFDPADRKRPLADPTAAEPLAAEEPRQSCDPAFKHGVVVGFDGSTSSERALAYAIGMAHRSGSGLIIVHVANRLPTTVWAGCEPPVFVDVPDHRTEVLGLELACAEYLAEVPWILVERGGDICHELEEVGREYEADAIVVGSTHGIVGRIFGSVAGRLAKRAQRPVIVIP from the coding sequence ATGGCCGGTCACGAATTCTTCGATCCCGCGGACCGCAAGCGCCCGCTCGCCGATCCCACGGCGGCCGAGCCCCTGGCGGCGGAAGAACCCCGCCAGTCCTGCGATCCAGCCTTCAAGCACGGCGTCGTCGTCGGTTTCGACGGTTCGACGTCCAGTGAACGTGCCCTCGCGTACGCGATCGGGATGGCCCATCGCTCCGGCTCGGGCCTGATCATCGTGCATGTCGCGAACCGGCTGCCCACCACGGTGTGGGCGGGCTGTGAACCACCGGTCTTCGTCGACGTGCCCGACCATCGCACCGAGGTGCTCGGACTCGAGCTCGCCTGCGCCGAGTACCTGGCCGAGGTGCCCTGGATCCTGGTCGAGCGCGGCGGGGACATCTGCCACGAACTCGAAGAGGTGGGGCGCGAGTACGAGGCGGACGCGATCGTCGTCGGCTCCACGCACGGCATCGTCGGCCGCATCTTCGGCTCGGTGGCGGGGCGGTTGGCCAAGCGCGCCCAGCGTCCGGTGATCGTCATTCCCTGA
- a CDS encoding GPR1/FUN34/YaaH family transporter — MDNDVPSGSTTSTLGQLALGLTLLLFGLGNTRVIDGVTQADSVPLATYVGGIALFVAGLVAFRDRDAFTGTAFTALGAFWFTWSVTADGRMSANATGLFLLLFALVALSLTAGASGAPLLARGTYALLFVALLLLAVSQFGDSAALARAGGWFAAAGGLLAWYAATAALAHWPTALPGRAAGRGVTATG; from the coding sequence GTGGACAATGACGTCCCCTCGGGAAGCACCACCTCGACTCTCGGCCAACTCGCCCTCGGACTGACCCTGTTGCTGTTCGGCCTCGGGAACACCCGGGTGATCGACGGAGTGACGCAGGCCGACTCCGTCCCCCTCGCCACCTACGTCGGCGGGATCGCGCTCTTCGTCGCGGGCCTGGTTGCCTTCCGTGACCGCGACGCCTTCACCGGTACGGCGTTCACGGCGCTCGGCGCGTTCTGGTTCACCTGGAGCGTCACCGCCGACGGGCGGATGTCGGCCAACGCCACCGGCCTCTTCCTGCTCCTGTTCGCACTCGTCGCGCTCAGCCTGACGGCCGGCGCGAGCGGCGCCCCGCTGCTCGCCCGGGGGACGTACGCGCTGCTGTTCGTGGCGCTTCTCCTGCTGGCGGTCAGCCAGTTCGGGGACAGCGCCGCGCTCGCCAGGGCGGGCGGCTGGTTCGCCGCGGCCGGCGGTCTGCTGGCCTGGTACGCGGCCACCGCGGCGCTCGCCCACTGGCCCACCGCGCTTCCCGGACGCGCCGCCGGCCGGGGGGTGACGGCCACCGGCTGA
- the glmS gene encoding glutamine--fructose-6-phosphate transaminase (isomerizing), translated as MCGIVGYIGRRDVAPLLLEGLQRLEYRGYDSAGIVVTTPKAAGLKMVKAKGRVRDLEAKVPARFKGTTGIAHTRWATHGAPSDVNAHPHMSADNKVAIVHNGIIDNASDLRKKLEADGVEFLSETDTEVLTHLIARSQAETLEEKVRQALRVIEGTYGIAVMHADFPDRIVVARNGSPVVLGIGEKEMFVASDIAALVTHTRQIVTLDDGEMATLKADDFRTYTTEGTRTTAEPTTVEWEAASYDMGGHDTYMHKEIHEQADAVDRVLRGRIDDRFSTVHLGGLNLDAREARQIRRVKILGCGTSYHAGMIGAQMIEELARIPADAEPASEFRYRNAVVDPDTLYVAVSQSGETYDVLAAVQELKRKGARVLGVVNVVGSAIAREADGGMYVHAGPEVCVVSTKCFTNTTVAFALLALHLGRTRDLSVRDGKRIIEGLRRLPGQISEILKQEDEIKKLAEQYAEARSMLFIGRVRGYPVAREASLKLKEVSYIHAEAYPASELKHGPLALIEPALPTVAIVPDDDLLEKNRAALEEIKARSGKILAVAHQEQEKADQTIVVPKNEDELDPILLGIPLQLLAYHTALALGRDIDKPRNLAKSVTVE; from the coding sequence ATGTGTGGAATCGTCGGATACATCGGCAGGCGTGACGTGGCTCCGCTGCTGCTCGAAGGGCTGCAGCGGCTGGAGTACCGCGGCTACGACTCGGCGGGCATCGTCGTCACCACGCCGAAGGCGGCCGGCCTGAAGATGGTCAAGGCCAAGGGCCGGGTCCGCGACCTGGAGGCCAAGGTTCCCGCGCGCTTCAAGGGCACCACCGGCATCGCCCACACCCGCTGGGCCACCCACGGCGCGCCCTCCGACGTCAACGCGCACCCGCACATGTCGGCCGACAACAAGGTCGCCATCGTCCACAACGGCATCATCGACAACGCCTCCGACCTGCGGAAGAAGCTCGAGGCCGACGGCGTCGAGTTCCTCTCCGAGACCGACACCGAGGTCCTCACCCACCTCATCGCCCGCTCCCAGGCCGAGACCCTGGAGGAGAAGGTCCGCCAGGCGCTGCGCGTGATCGAGGGCACCTACGGCATCGCCGTGATGCACGCCGACTTCCCCGACCGCATCGTGGTGGCCCGCAACGGCTCCCCGGTCGTCCTCGGCATCGGTGAGAAGGAGATGTTCGTCGCCTCGGACATCGCCGCCCTGGTCACCCACACCCGGCAGATAGTGACGCTGGACGACGGCGAGATGGCCACCCTCAAGGCCGACGACTTCCGCACGTACACCACCGAGGGCACCCGGACCACGGCCGAGCCGACCACCGTGGAGTGGGAGGCCGCCTCGTACGACATGGGCGGCCACGACACGTACATGCACAAGGAGATCCACGAGCAGGCCGACGCCGTGGACCGCGTGCTGCGCGGCCGTATCGACGACCGCTTCTCCACCGTGCACCTCGGCGGTCTGAACCTGGACGCCCGCGAGGCGCGTCAGATCCGCCGTGTGAAGATCCTCGGCTGCGGCACCTCGTACCACGCGGGCATGATCGGCGCGCAGATGATCGAGGAGCTGGCCCGTATCCCCGCGGACGCCGAGCCGGCCTCCGAGTTCCGCTACCGCAACGCCGTGGTCGACCCCGACACGCTGTACGTCGCGGTCTCCCAGTCCGGTGAGACGTACGACGTACTGGCCGCCGTCCAGGAGCTGAAGCGCAAGGGCGCGCGGGTCCTGGGCGTCGTCAACGTCGTGGGCTCGGCGATCGCGCGCGAGGCGGACGGCGGGATGTACGTCCACGCGGGCCCCGAGGTCTGCGTCGTGTCGACGAAGTGCTTCACCAACACCACCGTCGCCTTCGCGCTGCTCGCCCTGCACCTCGGCCGGACCCGGGACCTGTCGGTCCGGGACGGCAAGCGGATCATCGAGGGCCTGCGCCGCCTGCCCGGGCAGATCTCCGAGATCCTGAAGCAGGAGGACGAGATCAAGAAGCTGGCGGAGCAGTACGCCGAGGCGCGCTCGATGCTCTTCATCGGCCGGGTCCGCGGCTACCCGGTGGCCCGCGAGGCCTCGCTGAAGCTCAAGGAGGTCTCGTACATCCACGCCGAGGCCTACCCCGCCTCCGAGCTCAAGCACGGCCCGCTGGCGCTCATCGAGCCCGCGCTGCCGACGGTAGCGATCGTCCCCGACGACGACCTGCTGGAGAAGAACCGCGCCGCCCTGGAGGAGATCAAGGCCCGCAGCGGCAAGATCCTCGCGGTCGCGCACCAGGAGCAGGAGAAGGCCGACCAGACGATCGTCGTCCCGAAGAACGAGGACGAGCTGGACCCGATCCTGCTGGGCATCCCGCTGCAGCTCCTCGCCTACCACACGGCGCTGGCGCTGGGCCGGGACATCGACAAGCCGCGGAACCTCGCGAAGTCGGTGACGGTCGAGTAG
- a CDS encoding purple acid phosphatase family protein has product MGVPEKLAERMSMAEQHEYLRAKFSRRNMIRGGAVTLGAVAGGAFVPGAVAQAAVPTRAAASSAEKVDGALVAPFGRHLAFGNDPRTEITVSWQVPTAVSKPYIRIGAHPWDLSRKIEAEVRTLYTPAGVGVSGDHTQYYLHAKLTHLRPGRTYYYGVGHAGFDPAAPHLLGTLGTFTTAPDRAEPFTFTAFGDEGVGYHGLANDALLLGQNPAFHLHAGDIAYADPAGAGKTEDAGFDSRIWDQFLAQTETVAKQVPWMPAYGNHDMEAWYSPNGYGGEEARWTLPDNGPDKKNLPGVYSFVYGNTAVISLDANDISFEIPANLGISGGTQTKWLEGRLKKFRASKDVDFIVIFFHHCAYCTSTAHASEGGVRQEWVPLFEKYTVDLVINGHNHQYERTDVIKGDKVTKKLPIGGTAYPETDGVVYVTAGAAGRSLYAFSAAESYEGHENEVDSVASFVNLKDGKLNETVAWSRVRYLNYSFLRVDVTPASKGRLTTLKVRGIAETGAEVDHFTVARRAK; this is encoded by the coding sequence ATGGGCGTACCGGAGAAGCTCGCCGAGCGCATGAGCATGGCCGAGCAGCACGAGTATCTCCGCGCCAAGTTCTCGCGGCGCAACATGATCAGAGGCGGAGCCGTGACCCTCGGCGCCGTCGCCGGCGGTGCCTTCGTACCGGGCGCCGTCGCGCAGGCCGCGGTCCCGACGCGGGCCGCCGCGTCGTCCGCCGAGAAGGTCGACGGTGCCCTCGTCGCCCCCTTCGGCCGCCACCTCGCCTTCGGCAACGACCCGCGCACGGAGATCACGGTCTCCTGGCAGGTCCCGACCGCGGTGTCGAAGCCCTACATCCGCATCGGCGCCCACCCCTGGGACCTCTCCCGCAAGATCGAGGCCGAGGTCCGCACGCTGTACACCCCGGCCGGCGTCGGAGTGAGCGGCGACCACACGCAGTACTACCTGCACGCCAAGCTCACCCATCTGCGCCCCGGCCGGACGTACTACTACGGCGTCGGCCACGCGGGCTTCGACCCGGCCGCGCCCCACCTGCTGGGCACCCTCGGCACCTTCACCACCGCGCCCGACCGCGCCGAGCCGTTCACCTTCACGGCCTTCGGCGACGAGGGCGTCGGCTACCACGGCCTCGCCAACGACGCCCTGCTGCTCGGCCAGAACCCGGCCTTCCACCTGCACGCCGGCGACATCGCGTACGCGGACCCGGCCGGTGCGGGCAAGACGGAGGACGCCGGCTTCGACTCGCGCATCTGGGACCAGTTCCTCGCCCAGACCGAGACGGTCGCCAAGCAGGTGCCCTGGATGCCGGCCTACGGCAACCACGACATGGAGGCCTGGTACTCCCCCAACGGCTACGGCGGCGAGGAGGCCCGCTGGACGCTTCCGGACAACGGGCCCGACAAGAAGAACCTGCCCGGCGTCTACTCCTTCGTCTACGGCAACACGGCGGTCATCTCGCTGGACGCCAACGACATCTCGTTCGAGATCCCGGCCAACCTCGGCATCTCCGGCGGCACCCAGACCAAGTGGCTGGAGGGGCGGCTCAAGAAGTTCCGGGCGTCCAAGGACGTCGACTTCATCGTGATCTTCTTCCACCACTGCGCCTACTGCACCTCCACGGCGCACGCCTCGGAGGGGGGCGTGCGACAGGAGTGGGTGCCGCTGTTCGAGAAGTACACGGTCGACCTGGTGATCAACGGCCACAACCACCAGTACGAGCGCACGGACGTCATCAAGGGCGACAAGGTCACCAAGAAGCTGCCGATCGGCGGCACGGCGTACCCGGAGACCGACGGTGTCGTGTACGTGACGGCCGGCGCGGCCGGACGCAGCCTGTACGCGTTCAGCGCGGCGGAGTCGTACGAGGGCCACGAGAACGAGGTCGACTCGGTCGCCTCCTTCGTCAACCTGAAGGACGGCAAGCTGAACGAGACGGTCGCCTGGTCGCGCGTGCGCTACCTCAACTACTCGTTCCTGCGCGTGGACGTCACCCCCGCCTCCAAGGGCCGTCTGACCACGCTGAAGGTCCGCGGCATCGCCGAGACCGGCGCCGAGGTCGACCACTTCACGGTGGCCCGCCGGGCCAAGTAG
- a CDS encoding DUF4429 domain-containing protein: MAEIIQKDGTWIFDGDALRLTPGRDRNVSVLRKALGELTVPLGALAGISLEQGKRSGRLRLRLRDGADPLLQATGGRLAEPNDPYQLAVESERYGVAEYLVDEVRSALLLDQVPAGPVDGYLLPGPAVPLSASAGDGTASFDGEQVRLEWNWKTEEAKAAAGTRCLALRDITGVEWHPAVGLENGCLRFTVRGAGTKAPPKYDPHSVELWGFKKDPLMALVAAAVQARLGHPAALPAASPAKDVPSVPHPAAEADHDALLRRLRELGDLHRSGVLTDDEFTLAKQAVLRRM, encoded by the coding sequence ATGGCGGAAATCATCCAGAAGGACGGGACCTGGATCTTCGACGGCGACGCGCTGCGGCTGACCCCCGGCCGCGACCGGAACGTGAGTGTGCTCCGCAAGGCCTTGGGTGAACTAACCGTCCCGCTAGGGGCGTTGGCGGGTATATCCCTGGAACAGGGCAAGCGCAGCGGGCGGTTGCGCCTTCGGCTGCGGGACGGCGCCGACCCGTTGCTGCAGGCCACCGGCGGCAGGCTCGCCGAGCCCAACGACCCCTACCAGCTGGCGGTCGAGTCGGAGCGCTACGGCGTCGCCGAGTACCTCGTGGACGAGGTCCGGAGCGCGCTGCTCCTGGACCAGGTGCCGGCCGGCCCCGTCGACGGCTATCTGCTCCCCGGTCCCGCCGTACCGCTCTCCGCCTCCGCGGGCGACGGCACGGCGAGCTTCGACGGGGAGCAGGTGCGTCTGGAGTGGAACTGGAAGACCGAGGAGGCGAAGGCGGCGGCGGGAACCCGCTGCCTGGCGCTCCGGGACATCACGGGTGTCGAGTGGCACCCCGCGGTCGGCCTGGAGAACGGCTGTCTGCGCTTCACCGTGCGCGGCGCCGGGACCAAGGCTCCGCCGAAGTACGACCCGCACTCGGTGGAACTGTGGGGCTTCAAGAAGGATCCGCTGATGGCGCTGGTCGCGGCGGCGGTGCAGGCGCGGCTCGGCCATCCGGCGGCGCTTCCCGCGGCGTCGCCGGCGAAGGACGTCCCGTCGGTGCCGCACCCCGCCGCCGAGGCCGACCACGACGCCCTGCTGCGGCGTCTGCGCGAGCTGGGCGACCTGCACCGGTCCGGGGTCCTGACGGACGACGAGTTCACGCTGGCCAAGCAGGCGGTCCTCAGGCGCATGTGA
- a CDS encoding beta-N-acetylhexosaminidase, whose protein sequence is MVGAAPSASGRTAVPLGRVVPAPASVDAGGSPYGITPDTRIRVDDSREVRKVGAYLAGVLRPSTGYRLPVTDRGTGGIRLRLGDRGLGDEGYRLVSGRSGITISAGGPAGLFHGVQTLRQLLPAAVEKDSVQPGPWLVAGGTIVDTPRYAYRGAMLDVSRHFFTVAQVERYIDELALYKINKLHLHLSDDQGWRIALDSWPRLATYGGSTQVDGGPGGYYTKAQYREIVRYAAERHLDVVPEIDMPGHTNAALASYARLNCDGTAPPLYTGTEVGFSSLCVGKAVTYDFVDDVIRELAALTPGPYLHIGGDEAHSTSHADYVTFMNKVQPLVAKYGKKVIGWHQLTGATPAKGALAQYWGLDDTSAAEKEQVARAARNGTGLVLSPADRVYLDMKYTEDTPLGQDWAGLVEVKRSYDWDPGAYLPGVPASAVRGVEAPLWSETLVTGADIDHMAFPRLPGVAELGWSPTSTHDWDTYKVRLAAQAPRWDALGIGYYRSPQVPWPGV, encoded by the coding sequence ATGGTCGGCGCGGCACCCTCCGCGTCCGGCCGGACGGCCGTCCCGCTGGGCCGGGTCGTCCCGGCGCCCGCCTCGGTCGACGCCGGCGGATCGCCGTACGGCATCACCCCGGACACCCGTATCCGGGTGGACGACTCGCGCGAGGTCCGGAAGGTCGGCGCGTACCTGGCCGGCGTCCTGCGGCCCTCCACCGGCTACCGGCTGCCGGTCACCGACCGCGGCACCGGCGGCATCCGGCTGCGGCTCGGCGACCGGGGCCTGGGTGACGAGGGATACCGCCTGGTCAGCGGCCGAAGCGGCATCACCATCAGCGCGGGCGGGCCCGCCGGTCTGTTCCACGGTGTGCAGACCCTGCGCCAGCTCCTCCCGGCCGCCGTCGAGAAGGACTCCGTGCAGCCGGGCCCCTGGCTCGTCGCGGGCGGCACCATCGTGGACACCCCGCGCTACGCCTACCGCGGCGCGATGCTGGACGTCTCCCGGCACTTCTTCACCGTCGCCCAGGTCGAGCGGTACATCGACGAACTGGCCCTGTACAAGATCAACAAGCTGCATCTGCACCTGAGCGACGACCAGGGCTGGCGCATCGCCCTCGACTCCTGGCCGCGGCTCGCCACCTACGGCGGCTCCACCCAGGTCGACGGCGGCCCCGGGGGCTACTACACCAAGGCCCAGTACCGGGAGATCGTCCGCTACGCCGCCGAACGCCACCTGGACGTCGTCCCGGAGATCGACATGCCGGGGCACACCAACGCGGCGCTCGCCTCGTACGCCCGGCTGAACTGCGACGGGACCGCGCCGCCGCTCTACACCGGCACCGAGGTCGGCTTCAGCTCACTGTGCGTGGGCAAGGCCGTGACCTACGACTTCGTGGACGACGTGATCCGCGAGCTGGCCGCGCTCACGCCCGGCCCGTACCTCCACATCGGCGGGGACGAGGCCCACTCCACCAGCCACGCCGACTACGTGACCTTCATGAACAAGGTGCAGCCGCTCGTCGCCAAGTACGGCAAGAAGGTGATCGGCTGGCACCAGCTGACCGGCGCCACCCCGGCGAAGGGCGCGCTCGCGCAGTACTGGGGGCTCGACGACACGAGCGCCGCCGAGAAGGAGCAGGTCGCGCGGGCCGCCCGGAACGGGACGGGACTGGTGCTGTCACCGGCCGACCGGGTCTACCTCGACATGAAGTACACCGAGGACACCCCGCTCGGGCAGGACTGGGCGGGCCTGGTCGAGGTGAAGCGCTCCTACGACTGGGACCCCGGCGCCTACCTGCCCGGCGTGCCCGCGTCGGCGGTCCGGGGCGTCGAGGCGCCGCTGTGGTCGGAGACCCTCGTCACCGGGGCCGACATCGACCACATGGCCTTCCCGCGGCTGCCCGGAGTGGCGGAACTCGGCTGGTCGCCCACCTCGACGCACGACTGGGACACCTACAAGGTGCGGCTCGCGGCCCAGGCACCGCGCTGGGACGCGCTGGGCATCGGCTACTACCGGTCGCCCCAGGTTCCCTGGCCCGGCGTCTGA